In Tachypleus tridentatus isolate NWPU-2018 chromosome 7, ASM421037v1, whole genome shotgun sequence, a genomic segment contains:
- the LOC143257728 gene encoding solute carrier family 35 member G1-like — protein MFVSKKLQVRDKTFPLKLVNEKDSLPQSGTSSKKCLGIVLAVLSAVMGAVNGLLLKTTEGISPTVMSGIAAVAPGVAALPLLIYRREPVIFSKKKMAIIVSRSLLGTFGEVARFISFTCIPLGEASVLYYSLPLYSLVFGRLVYREPCGIWEVALVGLDVTGIFLVTVPSVVSGVFESSNYVEEKRITGIVFAILGGVFDALSISMLQMVHDVPWASNQVWRGPAGAFSGFICALFFNELFFPPCGSESTMTLAFLFLSVCYQFSIYYATYFIAASHVTVFLTLEIVAAFIFEVAFLGDVPTVTSVIGAIVVIVAATMFSFKGKLLSSLRDLFRKEKNECESFKEKTTESKKKSCSLPLDPIPGCSSEA, from the coding sequence ATGTTTGTTAGTAAAAAGTTGCAAGTTAGAGACAAAACTTTTCCACTAAAGCTGGTAAATGAAAAAGATTCCTTACCACAGTCTGGCACTTCGTCAAAAAAGTGTCTTGGAATAGTTCTGGCAGTCTTATCAGCAGTAATGGGGGCTGTAAATGGACTACTTCTTAAAACTACAGAAGGAATCTCCCCCACAGTAATGTCCGGAATAGCCGCAGTAGCACCAGGTGTCGCTGCGCTGCCATTGCTCATATACAGAAGAGAACCTGTTATATTTTCCAAGAAGAAAATGGCAATAATAGTTTCTCGATCTCTTTTGGGAACCTTCGGTGAGGTTGCTCGGTTCATTTCCTTCACCTGTATTCCTCTTGGAGAGGCATCTGTATTGTACTACTCTCTACCACTGTACAGCTTGGTCTTTGGACGTCTTGTGTACCGAGAACCTTGTGGAATATGGGAAGTTGCCTTGGTTGGACTAGATGTTACTGGTATATTCCTTGTTACAGTTCCATCAGTGGTAAGTGGTGTTTTCGAATCAAGTAATTATGTAGAGGAGAAAAGGATAACTGGAATTGTATTTGCAATTCTTGGAGGAGTCTTTGATGCACTTAGTATTTCCATGCTTCAAATGGTCCATGATGTTCCGTGGGCTTCAAACCAAGTCTGGAGAGGACCTGCAGGGGCATTCAGTGGCTTTATTTGTGCTTTGTTCTTCAACGAACTTTTCTTTCCTCCTTGTGGATCTGAGTCGACAATGACATTAGCTTTTCTCTTCCTCTCTGTGTGTTATCAATTTAGCATATACTATGCAACATACTTCATAGCAGCAAGTCATGTAACTGTTTTCCTTACCTTAGAAATAGTTGCAGCTTTTATATTTGAAGTCGCCTTCCTTGGAGATGTGCCAACCGTAACTTCTGTAATTGGAGCCATTGTGGTGATAGTAGCAGCAACCATGTTTAGTTTCAAAGGGAAACTGTTGTCGTCGTTGCGGGATTTATTTAGAAAGGAAAAGAACGAGTGTGAGTCGTTTAaagaaaaaactactgaaagtaaaaaaaaatcctgtTCTCTGCCACTGGATCCAATTCCAGGATGTTCTAGTGAAGCTTAA